From Brassica oleracea var. oleracea cultivar TO1000 chromosome C3, BOL, whole genome shotgun sequence, a single genomic window includes:
- the LOC106328924 gene encoding E3 ubiquitin-protein ligase CIP8-like encodes MDPSHQPQVTLPHDNEVTESLGAVMELESESGSCFIENIDHDSDSDVNNLCDFAESDDDSGIEFHDVRLVTVESGSDDDPEDEREIWGIDLNESDDDDVSVTIHSLEVEDLGGAAVELDWEEVDGGADVSPMFSLGDLARDERGDGSGNLEWQVLMNAHTLEINFDAENRELYIVGGDQYDLLFEQFAQAGITNLRFPPASEAFVKNLPVVVQVGVENDDCAVCKDEMGIGSKGVVLLLPCNHKYHGECIVPWLETRNTCPVCRYELPTDDVDYERRKSHIRTSRDAI; translated from the coding sequence ATGGATCCGTCGCACCAGCCTCAGGTAACTCTTCCTCACGATAACGAGGTTACGGAATCGCTTGGTGCGGTTATGGAATTAGAATCGGAATCTGGAAGCTGTTTTATCGAGAATATAGATCATGATAGTGATTCTGATGTTAACAACCTCTGTGACTTTGCTGAATCCGATGACGATTCTGGGATTGAGTTTCACGATGTTAGGTTAGTTACAGTCGAATCTGGTTCTGATGATGATCCTGAGGATGAGAGGGAGATATGGGGAATCGATCTGAATGAATCAGATGATGATGATGTTAGCGTGACTATACACTCGCTCGAAGTAGAAGATCTTGGAGGAGCTGCCGTTGAACTAGATTGGGAAGAAGTTGATGGTGGTGCTGACGTGTCACCGATGTTCTCTCTAGGAGATTTAGCTAGAGACGAAAGAGGAGATGGCTCAGGGAATCTTGAGTGGCAAGTTTTGATGAACGCTCACACTCTAGAGATCAACTTCGATGCGGAGAACAGAGAGCTGTACATTGTTGGTGGTGATCAGTATGATCTCTTGTTTGAACAGTTTGCTCAAGCTGGGATTACCAATCTCCGTTTTCCTCCAGCTTCTGAAGCTTTCGTCAAGAACCTCCCAGTGGTGGTTCAGGTGGGTGTTGAGAACGATGACTGTGCGGTTTGTAAAGATGAGATGGGTATCGGGAGCAAAGGTGTTGTTCTTCTGTTGCCTTGTAATCATAAGTACCATGGCGAATGCATTGTACCGTGGCTCGAAACGAGGAACACGTGTCCTGTTTGTCGTTATGAGTTGCCTACAGATGATGTGGACTATGAGCGAAGGAAGAGCCATATAAGAACAAGTAGGGATGCTATATGA